The following is a genomic window from Pectobacterium carotovorum.
TATCGGCGACAAAGCCAGGGGTAAAAGGACCGACAAGTACGCCTGCGGCAAGGTAACCAACAAGGGGAGAGATTCGCAGGCGGTTTGCCAGAATGCCAAGGAGGAAGGCAAGAACCAGCCCTCCAGCGATAGTAGAAATTAGCGGTGTTGCAGCATGCATCCCAACTCCTTGTGCCATAGGTGAAACGTAATTGAGCGGATTTACCCTTCTTGCCTTGAAGCTACAGCGTGGTTAGCGGCGCTTACGTACCCTTATCACTCTTATAGATGTACCGAAAAGCGTATTGGATCCGTTCGTTTGCTGTCTGGCTGCAACGCCAATTATTCTGGGTATACACAAATTCTATTGCATATAGCGAAATGTTGCTTGGGTAAAAGTGGTATTTTATGAAAAATATCAGTTTCTCCAGCTAAAGGTAGTGTAACACAGATTTCGGTATGGTTTCTCGCGATAAGCATTGATAAACATGCGTAATTATTCTGATAGCATGATGTTCTCGGCGCTAATGCCTTACTGCTTTTCTGTGTATTCAGCGGAATAATTTTATCTGTCGGTGTAAAACACCGGAAAACAGAGGATAAACGGTGTGATGCCGGGTTATTCCGGTGAAGCATCCATATTAGCAAGAGTTCGTGACGGCACGACGACAGCGCCGGGTCTGCGAGCGATCACTATAGCGACTATACCTCAGCTGATTTTGTCGGCTATCGCACATTGCTGACGGGCGGGGAGAATGTGCTTCGCGCATTGTTCATCTTGCTGTGCTAATTTGTGTGGTGAATTTCTCAGTGGTTCCACTGCGTCTTTAAAATAAACGGAGATTTATCATGCGCTTTTCAATAAAAGCTCTGGGATGTGCGATGGCGGTATCGCTGGCACTAACGCCTGTTATGTCAATGGCTTGGGAGAAAGATAAAACATACGCCATCACCATTTTGCATACGAATGACCACCACGGCCACTTCTGGCATAACGACCACGGCGAATATGGGTTGGCGGCGCAAAAAACGCTGGTCGATCAGATTCGTCAGGAAGTGGCGAGTAAAGGTGGCAGCGTACTGCTGCTTTCCGGCGGTGATATCAATACTGGCGTGCCTGAGTCCGATTTACAGGATGCGGAGCCAGATTTTCGTGGTATGAACATGGTTGGCTATGATGCGATGGCGCTTGGCAACCACGAATTTGATAATCCGCTGTCTGTCCTGCGCCAGCAGGAGAAATGGGCAAAATTCCCGCTGTTATCGGCCAATATCTACCAGAAAAGCACCAATCAGCGCTTATTTAAGCCTTATGCCCTGTTCGACAAGCAAGGTGTGAAAATCGCGGTTATCGGCCTGACAACGGACGATACGGCCAAATTAGGCAATCCTGAGTATTTTACCGATATCGAATTCCGTAATCCTTCTGCGGAAGCGAAGCAGGTTGTTGAGCAATTGCGTAAGAGCGAAAAGCCAGATGTGATTATTGCTGCGACGCACATGGGACACTATGACGACGGTAATCATGGTTCCAATGCGCCGGGCGATGTAGAAATGGCGCGTAGCCTGCCAGCTGGATATTTGGACATGATTGTCGGGGGACACTCGCAGGATCCGGTCTGTATGGCGCAGGAGAATAAAAAACAGGTGGATTATGTACCGGGTACGCCTTGTGCTCCCGATCGCCAGAACGGCACCTGGATTGTTCAGGCGCATGAGTGGGGGAAATATGTCGGTCGGGCTGATTTCACATTCCGCAATGGTGAATTGAAGCTTGAGCATTATCAGCTGATTCCAATCAACCTGAAGAAAAAGGTAGAAAAGGACGGCAAGACCGAACGTGTTTTCTATACGCATGAAATCACGCAGGATCCTGACGTCATGAAAATGCTGACGCCGTTCCAGGAAAAAGGGCAGGCGCAGTTGGGCATCAAGATCGGCAGTGTGAAAGGCAAACTGGAAGGCGATCGCAGTCAGGTGCGTTTCCGTCAGACGAATCTGGCGCACGTGCTGCTGTCGGCGCAGCTTGAGCGTGCTGAGGCGGATTTTGCCATTATGAGTGGCGGTGGCGTACGTGACTCAATTGAATCCGGTGATATCACCTATAAAGATGTGCTTAAGGTTCAGCCTTTTGCCAACACGCTGGTTTATGTGGATATGAAAGGCAGTGATGTCGAGAAATATCTGGCCGTCGCGGCGAATAAAAAGGTGGATTCCGGCGCCTATGCGCAATTCCTCAACGTCAGTTTGACGGCGGACGGGCAGGGCGTACAGAACGTGAAAATCAAAGGTGAACCATTGCAGGCAGATAAAGTTTACCGCATGGCAACGCTGAACTTTAATGCGATGGGCGGCGATGGCTACCCGCGGCTTGATAATCTGCCGGGCTATGTGAACACCGGCTTTGTCGACGCTGAAGTGCTGAAGCAATATATCGAGAAGCATTCACCACTGGACGCAGAAGCCTACGCGCCGAAAGGTGAAATTGTTTATAAGTAACTAATAATCATGGCGGTTTTTGTCTCTTCGCTGGTGGCGAAAACCGCTGTTTTTTCTCGTTCTAAAATTCTTCTGCAAAACCCCTGCAAAACTCTTCTGCAAAACGGTACGTAATTTAAGCTATTTAAACGGCGATGGTGATCCATTCCTTGCCTCTATCATCGTTGTACCTGTCGGTCATTGACTGATTCTTATGACCCAGCAGGGCTTTGGTATCGACGCCTTGCTTCCGGTATAGTCGCTCGGATAATGAGCGTTGCTCATGAAATGTTGGTGGCGATCCTTCACTCCATGTTAACCCGCTGGTGTCGCGTGCCTCGCTGAACGCTGACGTAATGGTTTTATCCTTTATGTCCCCTCCGCGTGTATTGATTCCGTTTCGCGTGAAATATTGGCAGTCATCCGACAGGGGTATTTAACAGTAAAAGCCGCAGGCGTTTTTTCAGGGGAAATTCTGTATCCGTCAGTCGGAAATCAGTTTTTCGGTTTTGACATCGAAAATGAATACATCGCCGGGTTTGATCAAGGCGCATGGGAGACATCACTAAATGGCTAACAATGAATTTAAACCGTTTGCGACAGCGGCGGGTGCCAACGTTACATCACAATCCGAGTGGGAAAGCCTGCCAGCACTGTTTAGCGGATTCACATCCGGTAAGGCGTCATCAGCGCAAATCAATAAAGCGGTCCGGCAGGCCTCTGTAATTGCGTCTGTCGTGGCTCAGTTTATTGCAGATACGAATGATGCCGACGTATTAGATAACGGGAATATCGCAGCGCTAGAGCAGTCGCTATTGCTTGCCCTACAAAAGAACGCCGCCAGTAACATTCCCGTCGCATCAACAACGGCCGCGGGGATTGTGCGACTCAGTAGCGCCACAAACAGCGATGCTGAGACATTAGCTGCGACACCATTCGCTGTGCGTTCCGTAATGCAAAATGCTGACGGGCGGCTAGCAAAAAACCAGAATGGTGCAGACATACAGGACAAAGTCGCGTTTGCTAAAAACGCTCAGGTCCCTCATCTGGGCAGTTCATGGATCGAGTTTGGCGGCAGTTCTGGCAATTGGACGACATCACAATTCATTGATTTTCTGAATTCGTTGGGGGCGTTCGATCATCTGTATTTCGTGTGTGCTGGCACATGGAGTTTTTCAGCAAACAAAAAAATCAGCGATACGAACTGTGGGCATATCGAGTTGGCTGGTGCTGTTGTTGAGGTTTTTGCAAGTCGATTTAATCTCCGTACGGTGCGTGTCACAACGATGTCATCATCCAGTGACCCTCTGGCAATACAGGGACAGTTCGTTTATGTCGAGTCGGAAACACCAGGCTCAGGCGAGTGGCGACGTGAATTTAATACTAAAAATCTCACGGCGAATGATATTGGTGCCGTCCAAATTAGCGAGATCGTCGGGATGCCGCAACCGTGGCCACTCACAACCATACCGTCAGGATGGTTGCCGTGCGCCGGCCAGTCATTTGATACGTCAGCATATCCGATTTTAGCGAGCCGATACCCATCAGGAATACTGCCAGACCTCCGTGGTGAATTCATTCGCGGTTGGGATAACGGGCGCGGCGTTGACCCTGCCCGAACCAATCTGTCCGGGCAAGCGTTTGCAACAGAGTCACACACACATGCAAGTGGATCGCTCGAAGTCGGGAGTGGAACGCCGTTGTATGTCGGAAAAGGGCTGCAAGATGGAGGAGGAAATTTGTACTCCCGAACCGGCGTTAATAACAACGCTGGTACTGAAACCCCGCCCCCGTAACATTGCATTTAACTACATCGTGAGAGCAGCATAATGAAATATTCAGCACAAGTTAAAACAACAGAATTGAACGAAAAGGGGCTGGCTGTAGAATCTGGCTGGGTCACTGTTTATCAGGTTAATCAGGTAACCCGTGAATACCTACAGGCAAATTATGAGTTCCTGATGCGCGGTGTCGGGGTGTCTGCCGGAAGTTATGTTGATGAACCAGAAATGCCAGCGGAAGGAAAAGCACTGTGCCGCTCTGCTGACGGAAAAAGCTGGGAGCACATTCCAGATTATCGAGGGGAGCGAGTTTACAACACTGAAACCCGTCTTGCGCATTATGTGACGCAACTGGGGGAACTGCCAAGCGACGTAACCTTGCTGGCTCCAGCAACAGAGTTTGACGCGTGGAACGGCAAAAAATGGGTGACTGATGTTGCTGCACAGCAGGCCGCGGTGGCAAAACTGGCGCAACAGCAACTCGCATCACGTAAAGCTATCGCGGCAGCGCGCATTAATGAACTGACGTACGCAGTAAATCTTGATATTGCGACTGACGCAGAGAAAGCAGCGTTGATCGAGTGGCAGCGGTATGCGGTGCTATTGAGTCGCGTCGATGTTAATGCTGCTGCTATTGGGTGGCCTGAACAGCCAGCGTGATTAGTGATTACGCAAAAAACGACAGACGCCCGGCGATAATGTCGAGTGCGTCTTCTAGTGCCGGAACGGGATCAATATGAATCGCTGGCGCGTCAGTTTCGCCGATGCGTACAGCGACATAGTGACCAGAGTCTTCAATGATTGCGTATGAGTTGATAGGTCAACATTCATGGCATTGGCTGAGTCAATAACACTGTAGTTTGGGTCGAGAATCAACTGAGCAGATTCACGCTTAAATTAGGGACTGAAACGTTTTCTCATTGTGTCACCAGTGTTGTTATGAGGTGAAGGATATCACCTCATAACAGGTAGCCAAATTCATTAAACCACTACATTACGGCTCATTAAAACCTCTCTTTTTTACATCGTTTTTTCTCAATATCCCGTGACAACCACCAGTTAACTGTTAGAATCATCTATCATGATTCACGGTTGTGAATTGCTATAAAAAAATAAAAAACCATTAATTTCAAAGAGTAAAATTATAAAATGCAGGCTCAGCCCAAGACCAAGCACGAAGAGCTGCTCAATACGCTACTATCCTATATAGATTCAAACACTCTGTTGGATGAGTCTCTTGCCTCTGATATTCAGAGAGATATCAGAGCACTACCTGAGACTTCGCGCTCTTACTTAACAGCGTGGCTCATGGTTGCACTCGGTAAACACGATGATGCAGTTGAGTGGTTCAAAGATGCCATGGTAACTTCGGGTGAAAATGCTTCAATTGTCGCTGGGAATTATGTGGGATACCTAAGTTGCTCTGCTCATAATCTCTTTCACAGAGAAGAAGTGTTTCGTTTATCCGAGATTTACTTCACTCAACGAATTAGAAAAATGGCTAGAAACGCTGCGTTTTGCATTGGTAGCGAAAGACTTGTAAAACGATACACAGTCATGCTCAAAGCATTACTTGATGGTGATGAGCGTGAAAAAATTGAGCGGGAGGGGGCTGAAATGGTGAATACTATTCTAGAATTCAAACAGGCCACAAAGCTTACTACGTCTGAGATTCAACACCTGTGCGATGCTGCAGAAAAAATTGCGAATGACAACGGCATAAATTGTGTTGGCGTCGAGTACTTCCTCACTGGAGGTTATGACAACGCTTTAATTCTCTTCGCCGCGACTAAGGACGCCGACACTCTAACTACTCTGAACCTTGAGTTAATTAGTTTACTCGCTGATGATGCTTACATTGACCGCCCATTCACATCGTGGTTTAAAAGTTCAGAGCAAGAAGGACTTGAGCTATGAGCGTAGTCGGCCAGGATTTCATTAACTTCGCTGAAAAGTGCCTCGCCGATGGCGATGAGATTGGTTTTAGAAATACCGTTGGTCGAGCCTATTATGGCGTCTACCATGAAATTTGCAGCAAGCTTGAACACTGCTATGTACTCACCTCCCATGAGGGAGTTCGTGAGTATCTTATGAGAGAAGCTCAATGCAAGGCAGAGCCTTTTGATAAATCCGAGCTAAAAAAAATTGGCGCATTCCTACATCATCTTCATGTGCAGCGTAAATGGGCCGACTATCAACTAACGCGTGACATGGATAAATCTGATGCAGAGGCCGCCTTGAACGTAGCTAAAGAAGCTATGGCTAAAATCAAGGTCACGCACGAGACGGTATATCCACCGTCGGCAGAATAATTCAAATCTTACTAGAACCCGCCACGGCGGGTTTTTACTGCCCGGAGAAAAACGCAGATCGTCGTTCCGTGATAATTAATAATTTCCATGATTTCACTATACCGATTGAGATAGAACAATCAGCCTATCATGTGAATTTTTCCGTGTAATTAGTCGATCAACCAATCATTGGACTCATCGAACATTTCTTCCACGACGCGAGCAATGATCGCTTTATCAGATTTGCTTGCGTCGGTATTGATGCCGTTCGCCTGCATCGCTTTTGCTTTCACTGCGGCATCTGGAAAGACTCTGTGAACTCGCTTTGTTAGCTCGCCTTCAATTAGTGAGTGAGCATTGCGGATACTGGAAACGTTGCGCTTATCGTAGACTAGTTCAACAAACATTGCGGGATACCTCTTCATAAATAACTGTGTTTATATACAGTAATTCATTGCAGGGATGCTGAAAAGGGGTTCTGCAAAACTATTTTTTATTACATGGATATCAATAGGTTACAAAATCGAATGTTATCTATTTTTTTGTGATTAAAATAGGCGGTAACGTATTATATAACAATGGGTTACATAATTAGTTTCCGCCTACTGAAGCAGTATATCGAGAAGCACTCTCCGCTGGATGCGGAAGCCTACGCGCCGAAAGGTGAGATTGTTTATAAGTAACAAATTGTTTATAAGTAACAAATAGTGATGGCGGTTTTTGTCTCTTTACTGATGACTGAAACCGCCATTTTTTCTGTGCGAGCGCTTAGAGGCGGTGCTGCATGTAAGCCGCACATGACAAAAATGAATTGAATCTAATTTTCTGATTTAATTGATTAAATAATCTTACGTTTAGTAAAGTGCTTTAAAATAACAGACCAGCCAAATACGCGATACTCCTGATGCACCCTCACTAACGGAGTAGTCGGTACTATGAAAAACGTAAATATTGAAATCAACGTCTGTGGCAGCACGGGAAAATCAACATGTGCTGTTAATCCCCCAATTCAGATCAATCCTCACACCTGCTGTCATGTGGATACGGATAATCAGTGCGAGCCGCAACCTGGTGTGTCCGGGGTTTCTTCTGTATTCGGGCGCACCGGTGTCGTGATCGCACAAACCGGTGACTATACGGCCGATCAGATTACCGAAACTGCCACCAGAACCTTTGCCACGCCGGATGAAAAAGCGGTCTGGAATGCAAAGCAGGATGCATTAATCTCTGGCACCACTATCCGCACGCTCTTTGGGCAATCACTGCTGGGCAGCGGCGATGTCTCACCAACGCTGGCACAAATGGGGGCTGCGGCTGTCGGGCATACCCATACCACAGCGGAAATCACCGACTACACGCAAAAAACGAAGCAGCTCATCCGTTCCTCGCTGGAAGCGGGGGCGGGCGTGACGCTGAGTTATAACCCGGTGAATGAGAAAACCATTATCAGCGCGACGGGTGGTTCGGGTTCGGGTACGGGCGGTTCAGGTTCGGGTACGGGCGGTTCAGGTTATATCGTTGCCGATCGTCAGGGCGCAACGGCGGGGCAAAATCATGCGTTCAGCATTAGCCCACAAAATACGTTTAATCTCGCGGCGTATGCGCTGAAAGAAGTCGCAGGCGCGGCGAATCAGACTTATGTGGTGGATGATTTCGGCGTGTCTAGCGAAGAGAACTACAACGTAACTCATGCTGCTGTGTTTGATAACACATTACGTCCCTATGTCGGAAAGCTATATAACTTGGCGAAATCCGGTAATTTTTATTCGTCACCAATCAAATCAGACGGTGAAAGCATTGAAATTGATGCTGTTAATAAAACGCTGATTCCTGTGATGACAGCAAATAATAGTTCAGTTGGCTACACGGTTGACGCATCGTCCGAGTATTCAACGCAATACGCGGCGTGGACAGCATTCAACGGAACGTTAAATCGATACTGGGCATCCAAAACGGTACCAACAGTGGCTAACCCACATTGGTTGCGTATTACTATGACGGTTCCTGTATTGATTGATACATACAGAATAACAAACGAAAACCTGAATCCTGGGCCACTCAGCCCGAAATCGTGGATGTTTCAGGGGAGTAATGATGGTACAACGTGGAATACGTTACATACGGTATCTAATGATACTCGTGATGGGAGGGGGGCGGTTCGAGAATATACGTTCACCAATGACACGCCGTATTCATCATTCCGTATTTTAATAACCGAGCACAATGCTGGCCCGCATGTCCAAATAGGGGAGCTTGAAATATTCCGCAGAGAGCGACTATTGATTAACGGCAGTGATGGAAAATGGTATTCAGCGAACAATGGGATATTAACATCGATCCCTGCGCCATCTGTGGCGGAAGATTTTTATGAGACTGGTTTTTTGTCATCTGGCGTAATCCCCGAATCCTCTTTGTCAGGAATACAGCCAGTAACGATTTTTTCATCAAAAAATATTGATGCAAAAGTGCTATATACACCGCATCCTCAAATTGCCATACAGAAAACCCTGGCGAGCGCGGCGTTATGGTCACAAATCAACTCCGCAGTGCTGACAGCTACGCAGACGGGAAATGGTAAAGTGCGTGTCGCTGTCACGCGGGACTTAGTGAACTGGCATGTGTGGCGGAGCGGGGCGTGGGTTGATGTGGGGGCACTGTCAGCAGATACGGCGGGCGCAACGAAACTGATCGCCGACGGTATGACGCCTGCTGAGTTTGGCGCTATTACGGCGGCACAGTGGACACAGCTGTTTTCATCCAATAACGGGGTGCCGGATTCGCTTGCCTTTGCCTTCGCGCTTGATATCACTGATCCGGTAACAGATGTTGCGACCATTGACCGACTGGTGCTGAACGTTAATGACGTGCCCAGTTGGAAAGTACAGTCTCCTGCGGAAGTGGAGATCCGCTGGCGCACCGATAGCGTGACATTCCGCACTGCGACGGCAGGTAATTACAAACTGGCGTACCAGATGCCGTAATTTGTCTCCTGATTTCTCTATTCTATTGGCCGTGTACATCGCGGCTTTTTTTATTCTGGCTTTTATAGAAAAAGAAATTATAGAAAAGGAAACTGTAGATTAGTAAAGCGCTTTAAAATAATACCCCGGTCAAATAAGTGATACTCCCTGTGCCTTTTATTAACGGAGTCATCAACACCATGAAAGACATTAATATTGAAATCAATGTTTGTGACAGTACAGGCAAAGCAACATGTACCGTTCATCCCCCTATTCAGGTTAATCCCCATACCTGCTGCCATTCAGATCATGGCGGCGATCAAGAACCCGGCGTCTCCGGCGTTGCCTCCGTATTCGGACGGACTGGCGTGGTCACTGCACAAGTCGGCGACTATACGGCCGATCAGATTACTGAAACCGCCACCAGAAAATTTGCCACACCGGATGAAAAGGCGGCCTGGAATGCAAAGCAGGATGCATTAATCTCTGGCACCACTATCCGTACGCTCTTTGGCCAATCGCTGTTGGGCAGCGGTGATGTTTCGCCGACGCCAGCGCAACTCGGGGCTGCGGCTGTCGGGCATACTCACACCACCGCGGAAATCACTGACTACACACAAAAAACGAAGCAGCTTATCCATTCCTCGCTGGAAGCCGGGGCGGGCGTGACGCTGAGCTATAACCCTGTGGATGAGAAAACCATTATCAGCGCGGTGGGTGGTTCGGGCACAGGCGGTTCTGGCTATATTGTTGCCGATCGTCAGGGTGCAACAGCGGGACAAAATCATGCATTCAGCATTAGCCCACAAAGTACGTTTAATCTCGCAGCATACGCGCTGAAAGAAGTCGCAGGCGCGGTGAATCAGACTTATGTGGTGGATGATTTCAATGCGTCGAGTGAGCCTAATTACAACGCGACGAGTGCGGTTATTTTTGACGGTATGGCTAGTCTTTATACTGGTTCAAACTATCAGTTCATCCCTGACGGGGATTTTTATTCTGCTGAAATAAAAGCAGATGGAAAAGAGGTAGACATTTCGTTAATAAATGCATCTTCTTCATCTGTTATTCCTTTAATGACGTCTAATACATTACCTGTAGGTTATACAGCGAGTGCGTCTAATGAGTCTCTAGGGACCTATAAAGCCTTTATCGCATTCGATGGCTCTAATAATTCAGGCCCTCCGCCTAACTGCTGGGGAACGGATGGCACATGGGTACCTTCTGTTGCACGTCCTCACTGGCTACAAATTGATTTACCATCGAAAGAAGCCATCGGTGGTTATCAAATTACTAACCGTAGCCAAATGGATATGGGGAATGTGCGAACATGGAAACTTCAGGGCAGTAATGATAATGGTGTAACATGGAGTGATTTACATTCCGTTACTGATGATATGAATAATGATCCCGGTGCGGTGAGAAACTTTACACTCTCACAATCCGCTAGTTACAAAACTTACCGTTTGTTAATTACGGCTATTAACGGTAGTA
Proteins encoded in this region:
- a CDS encoding discoidin domain-containing protein → MKNVNIEINVCGSTGKSTCAVNPPIQINPHTCCHVDTDNQCEPQPGVSGVSSVFGRTGVVIAQTGDYTADQITETATRTFATPDEKAVWNAKQDALISGTTIRTLFGQSLLGSGDVSPTLAQMGAAAVGHTHTTAEITDYTQKTKQLIRSSLEAGAGVTLSYNPVNEKTIISATGGSGSGTGGSGSGTGGSGYIVADRQGATAGQNHAFSISPQNTFNLAAYALKEVAGAANQTYVVDDFGVSSEENYNVTHAAVFDNTLRPYVGKLYNLAKSGNFYSSPIKSDGESIEIDAVNKTLIPVMTANNSSVGYTVDASSEYSTQYAAWTAFNGTLNRYWASKTVPTVANPHWLRITMTVPVLIDTYRITNENLNPGPLSPKSWMFQGSNDGTTWNTLHTVSNDTRDGRGAVREYTFTNDTPYSSFRILITEHNAGPHVQIGELEIFRRERLLINGSDGKWYSANNGILTSIPAPSVAEDFYETGFLSSGVIPESSLSGIQPVTIFSSKNIDAKVLYTPHPQIAIQKTLASAALWSQINSAVLTATQTGNGKVRVAVTRDLVNWHVWRSGAWVDVGALSADTAGATKLIADGMTPAEFGAITAAQWTQLFSSNNGVPDSLAFAFALDITDPVTDVATIDRLVLNVNDVPSWKVQSPAEVEIRWRTDSVTFRTATAGNYKLAYQMP
- a CDS encoding discoidin domain-containing protein yields the protein MKDINIEINVCDSTGKATCTVHPPIQVNPHTCCHSDHGGDQEPGVSGVASVFGRTGVVTAQVGDYTADQITETATRKFATPDEKAAWNAKQDALISGTTIRTLFGQSLLGSGDVSPTPAQLGAAAVGHTHTTAEITDYTQKTKQLIHSSLEAGAGVTLSYNPVDEKTIISAVGGSGTGGSGYIVADRQGATAGQNHAFSISPQSTFNLAAYALKEVAGAVNQTYVVDDFNASSEPNYNATSAVIFDGMASLYTGSNYQFIPDGDFYSAEIKADGKEVDISLINASSSSVIPLMTSNTLPVGYTASASNESLGTYKAFIAFDGSNNSGPPPNCWGTDGTWVPSVARPHWLQIDLPSKEAIGGYQITNRSQMDMGNVRTWKLQGSNDNGVTWSDLHSVTDDMNNDPGAVRNFTLSQSASYKTYRLLITAINGSSPYVTISELKFFPPNEKFIINTGGKNYGFLGSVLTEITGELTAEKINLLGVSSVDSLNTTLPNLTTSVKLISAQPISVRTIYIPLAQSVTQKLLTSAGSWSQINAATLTATQTGNGKVRVAVTWDLVNWHVLRNGAWVDVGALSANTAGATALIADGMTPAELGAVTAAQWTQLFSSNNGVPDSLAFAFALDITDPVTDVATIDRLVLNVNDASSWKVQTQAEVEIRWRTDSVTFRTATAGNYKLAYQVP
- a CDS encoding tail fiber assembly protein — encoded protein: MKYSAQVKTTELNEKGLAVESGWVTVYQVNQVTREYLQANYEFLMRGVGVSAGSYVDEPEMPAEGKALCRSADGKSWEHIPDYRGERVYNTETRLAHYVTQLGELPSDVTLLAPATEFDAWNGKKWVTDVAAQQAAVAKLAQQQLASRKAIAAARINELTYAVNLDIATDAEKAALIEWQRYAVLLSRVDVNAAAIGWPEQPA
- a CDS encoding tail fiber protein encodes the protein MANNEFKPFATAAGANVTSQSEWESLPALFSGFTSGKASSAQINKAVRQASVIASVVAQFIADTNDADVLDNGNIAALEQSLLLALQKNAASNIPVASTTAAGIVRLSSATNSDAETLAATPFAVRSVMQNADGRLAKNQNGADIQDKVAFAKNAQVPHLGSSWIEFGGSSGNWTTSQFIDFLNSLGAFDHLYFVCAGTWSFSANKKISDTNCGHIELAGAVVEVFASRFNLRTVRVTTMSSSSDPLAIQGQFVYVESETPGSGEWRREFNTKNLTANDIGAVQISEIVGMPQPWPLTTIPSGWLPCAGQSFDTSAYPILASRYPSGILPDLRGEFIRGWDNGRGVDPARTNLSGQAFATESHTHASGSLEVGSGTPLYVGKGLQDGGGNLYSRTGVNNNAGTETPPP
- a CDS encoding DinI-like family protein, which translates into the protein MFVELVYDKRNVSSIRNAHSLIEGELTKRVHRVFPDAAVKAKAMQANGINTDASKSDKAIIARVVEEMFDESNDWLID
- the ushA gene encoding bifunctional UDP-sugar hydrolase/5'-nucleotidase UshA is translated as MRFSIKALGCAMAVSLALTPVMSMAWEKDKTYAITILHTNDHHGHFWHNDHGEYGLAAQKTLVDQIRQEVASKGGSVLLLSGGDINTGVPESDLQDAEPDFRGMNMVGYDAMALGNHEFDNPLSVLRQQEKWAKFPLLSANIYQKSTNQRLFKPYALFDKQGVKIAVIGLTTDDTAKLGNPEYFTDIEFRNPSAEAKQVVEQLRKSEKPDVIIAATHMGHYDDGNHGSNAPGDVEMARSLPAGYLDMIVGGHSQDPVCMAQENKKQVDYVPGTPCAPDRQNGTWIVQAHEWGKYVGRADFTFRNGELKLEHYQLIPINLKKKVEKDGKTERVFYTHEITQDPDVMKMLTPFQEKGQAQLGIKIGSVKGKLEGDRSQVRFRQTNLAHVLLSAQLERAEADFAIMSGGGVRDSIESGDITYKDVLKVQPFANTLVYVDMKGSDVEKYLAVAANKKVDSGAYAQFLNVSLTADGQGVQNVKIKGEPLQADKVYRMATLNFNAMGGDGYPRLDNLPGYVNTGFVDAEVLKQYIEKHSPLDAEAYAPKGEIVYK